One window from the genome of Bacteroidota bacterium encodes:
- a CDS encoding formimidoylglutamase has product MELKDFFSPIDLSVFNDGESYSKNRLGATVRIFSTESEFPKLEKVKLAIIGVEDDRRSLNNEGCGLASHYIREYLYKLSDHKFNIGIADLGNIKAGHKVEDTYFAVADACSQLISQKIIPVIIGGGNDIAFAQYQAYEKLSQTINMVAVDQNFDLGDADETLNSKTYLGKIILQQPNYLFNYSNIGYQTYFVDHKELDLMTKLYFDVYRLGQVRAKIEEVEPIVRNADMMSFDISAIRQSDAPGCYNTTPNGFYGEEACQITRYAGMSDKLTSIGFYEINPKKDKAGQTAHLVAQMIWYFVEGFCNRKQDFPFKTGTDYTKYRVVIKNNEYELTFYKSNKSDRWWMEVPYPPDKRLKFERHYWVPCSYDEYQEACKDEMPDRWWQTFQKLG; this is encoded by the coding sequence ATGGAGCTAAAAGATTTCTTCTCACCAATTGACCTGTCAGTTTTTAACGATGGTGAGTCGTATTCCAAAAACCGGCTTGGCGCGACCGTCAGAATCTTTTCAACCGAAAGCGAATTTCCGAAACTCGAAAAAGTAAAACTGGCCATCATAGGTGTTGAAGACGATCGCAGATCTCTCAACAATGAGGGCTGCGGGCTGGCCTCTCATTATATCCGCGAATACCTGTATAAATTATCGGATCACAAATTCAATATTGGAATTGCTGATCTCGGGAACATTAAAGCAGGACATAAAGTGGAAGACACTTATTTCGCCGTTGCGGACGCCTGTTCACAGCTGATATCTCAAAAGATCATCCCGGTAATTATTGGCGGCGGCAATGATATCGCCTTTGCACAATACCAGGCTTACGAAAAACTTTCGCAGACCATCAACATGGTAGCTGTTGATCAGAACTTCGACCTGGGTGATGCGGATGAAACACTCAACTCAAAAACATATTTAGGAAAAATAATTCTGCAGCAGCCTAATTATCTTTTCAATTACAGCAACATCGGGTATCAGACTTATTTTGTGGATCACAAAGAACTCGACCTGATGACCAAACTCTATTTTGATGTGTATCGCCTCGGGCAGGTACGCGCCAAAATTGAAGAAGTAGAACCGATCGTTCGTAATGCCGATATGATGAGTTTTGATATTTCTGCCATTCGTCAAAGCGATGCTCCCGGATGTTATAATACAACACCAAATGGTTTTTATGGAGAAGAGGCTTGTCAGATTACCCGCTATGCCGGCATGAGCGACAAACTTACGTCCATCGGTTTTTATGAAATAAATCCTAAAAAGGACAAAGCGGGGCAAACAGCTCACCTCGTTGCTCAAATGATCTGGTATTTTGTTGAAGGGTTTTGTAACCGTAAGCAGGATTTCCCGTTTAAAACAGGAACAGATTACACCAAATACCGTGTTGTGATCAAAAATAACGAATATGAGCTTACTTTTTATAAAAGCAATAAAAGCGACAGATGGTGGATGGAAGTTCCCTATCCGCCTGATAAAAGACTTAAATTTGAACGACATTATTGGGTCCCTTGTTCGTATGATGAATACCAGGAAGCCTGTAAAGATGAAATGCCGGACAGATGGTGGCAAACTTTTCAAAAATTGGGATAA
- a CDS encoding type IX secretion system membrane protein PorP/SprF: protein MKKTLTTLALAVSAGASFAQQDAQFSQNMFNKLSINPGFAGTNKAICATALYRQQWVSFPGAPKTGLISIDAFVNPVHGGLGLTVCSDQLGFDKTLIAKAAYSYHMVVGPGTLGIGLEAGMIQKQLSGTWVTPDAAYPATQDASIPDANAAKTVFDLGFGAYYTTDNGMYFGLSSTHLPQTTFKKDAAPSVAGAVADIYRFQNARHYYIMAGYPFSITDDIKIIPSVLAKTDATSTQLDINARAVWKDMVWAGASYRLTDAIVALVGFEWNKLRIGYSFDVTTSAIKNYSNNTHEIMIGYCFKPFKPPVPAEHRNVRFL from the coding sequence ATGAAAAAAACCCTTACCACACTTGCCTTAGCTGTTAGTGCAGGTGCATCATTTGCGCAGCAAGATGCACAGTTTAGCCAGAATATGTTTAATAAACTTTCTATAAATCCGGGCTTTGCCGGAACCAATAAAGCTATCTGTGCCACAGCATTATACAGACAACAGTGGGTAAGCTTCCCTGGTGCTCCTAAAACCGGTCTTATCAGCATAGATGCATTTGTGAATCCTGTTCATGGTGGCTTAGGTCTTACAGTGTGCAGCGACCAGTTGGGTTTTGATAAAACATTGATCGCGAAAGCGGCCTATTCGTATCATATGGTTGTTGGTCCGGGTACATTAGGCATTGGTTTAGAAGCCGGAATGATTCAAAAACAACTATCCGGAACCTGGGTTACACCTGATGCTGCTTACCCCGCAACACAAGATGCTTCTATTCCTGATGCAAACGCCGCTAAAACTGTATTTGACCTTGGTTTTGGCGCATACTACACTACAGATAATGGAATGTATTTTGGATTATCTTCGACCCATTTACCTCAAACAACATTTAAAAAAGACGCTGCTCCTTCTGTAGCTGGCGCTGTTGCAGATATCTACAGATTTCAAAACGCACGCCATTATTATATAATGGCCGGATACCCCTTCTCTATTACTGATGATATAAAAATTATCCCATCTGTTTTAGCTAAAACAGATGCTACCTCCACTCAGCTTGATATAAATGCACGTGCCGTTTGGAAAGATATGGTTTGGGCAGGAGCTTCTTATCGCTTAACGGACGCAATTGTTGCTTTGGTTGGCTTCGAGTGGAACAAACTAAGAATAGGTTATTCGTTCGACGTAACTACATCGGCTATTAAAAACTACAGCAATAACACGCATGAGATCATGATCGGATATTGCTTCAAACCATTCAAACCACCTGTTCCAGCCGAACACCGTAACGTTCGTTTCTTATAA
- a CDS encoding SUMF1/EgtB/PvdO family nonheme iron enzyme, whose protein sequence is MKKLLILCSFAALVASCSHGTGELVGVLGREEWFQPDPFGMNYIHPGGYNMGPSDEDVTFSHTTKSKTVSVQSFYIDDSEISNNEYRQFVFWVRDSIAHRILIEQGIGEHGVSTNQYDEEIDPPTVNWDEGIEWDDQQVREALIDMYLPESERFYRRKEIDTRKLNFEYYWIDLRTAAMKMNRFLPSKTPDANGQDFIDGKGNYTVTKTVHKGDGFYEPVTKKGVDRSVFIIKDIINVYPDTLAWVHDYTYAFNEPMTNMYFWHPAYDDYPVVGVSWKQARAFCIWRTQLLNSFLQSNGGTFVNDFRLPTEAEWEWAARGDLLLSPYPWGGPYIRNARGCFLCNFKPMRGLYFDDGGFHTVPIYSYNPNDFGLYCMAGNAAEWTSNAFDESAYDFAHDQNSDYVYEAQENEPSVLKRKVIRGGSWKDVGYYCQTSSRTYEYQDTAKCYIGFRCVMTYLGRAKGSDGNADKSFTGGK, encoded by the coding sequence ATGAAAAAATTACTCATACTGTGTTCGTTCGCTGCTTTGGTTGCTTCATGCAGCCATGGTACCGGTGAACTTGTTGGTGTACTTGGCCGCGAGGAATGGTTTCAGCCCGACCCGTTTGGAATGAACTACATTCATCCCGGAGGATATAATATGGGACCAAGTGATGAGGACGTAACATTCTCACACACCACTAAATCGAAAACAGTTTCTGTTCAATCCTTTTATATTGACGACTCTGAGATCTCGAACAACGAATACCGCCAGTTTGTGTTTTGGGTACGTGATTCTATTGCTCATCGTATATTAATTGAGCAAGGTATCGGCGAGCATGGCGTTTCAACTAACCAATACGACGAAGAAATCGATCCTCCGACTGTTAATTGGGATGAAGGTATCGAGTGGGACGATCAACAGGTTCGTGAAGCGCTGATCGATATGTACCTTCCTGAAAGCGAGCGTTTCTACAGAAGGAAGGAGATCGATACACGTAAATTAAACTTTGAATACTACTGGATCGACCTCAGAACCGCGGCAATGAAAATGAACCGCTTCCTGCCTTCTAAAACACCCGATGCTAACGGACAGGACTTTATTGATGGAAAAGGTAATTATACTGTTACCAAAACTGTTCATAAAGGGGATGGATTTTACGAGCCTGTTACCAAAAAAGGTGTTGATAGAAGTGTGTTCATTATTAAGGATATTATTAATGTATACCCCGACACTTTAGCTTGGGTTCATGACTATACCTATGCATTCAACGAGCCGATGACAAATATGTATTTCTGGCATCCCGCTTATGATGACTACCCTGTAGTGGGAGTAAGTTGGAAACAGGCGCGTGCGTTCTGTATATGGAGAACTCAATTACTTAACAGCTTTTTACAAAGCAACGGAGGCACATTTGTTAACGACTTCCGTTTACCAACTGAGGCTGAATGGGAATGGGCCGCACGTGGCGACCTTCTTTTAAGCCCATACCCGTGGGGAGGCCCATATATACGTAACGCCCGCGGTTGCTTCTTGTGTAACTTCAAACCAATGCGTGGCCTGTATTTTGATGATGGCGGTTTCCATACTGTACCTATTTATTCTTACAACCCAAATGACTTCGGCTTGTATTGTATGGCAGGTAATGCTGCCGAATGGACCAGCAATGCTTTTGATGAATCGGCATACGATTTTGCGCATGACCAGAACTCCGACTATGTTTATGAAGCACAGGAAAACGAACCATCTGTGTTAAAACGCAAAGTAATTCGCGGGGGATCGTGGAAAGATGTCGGGTATTACTGTCAAACCAGTTCAAGAACATACGAATACCAGGATACTGCAAAATGTTATATTGGCTTCCGTTGTGTAATGACTTACCTGGGACGTGCCAAAGGATCGGATGGTAACGCGGACAAATCATTTACCGGAGGAAAGTAG
- the topA gene encoding type I DNA topoisomerase — protein sequence MAKNLFIVESPAKAKTIEGFLGKEYTVKSSIGHIRDLIQKKMGIDIANNFEPQYEISPEKKGVVAELKKLAKSADTVWLATDEDREGEAIAWHLYEALDLNDKKTKRVVYSEITKPAILKAIDNPRKIDQHLVDAQQARRVLDRLVGYELSPILWKKVKPSLSAGRVQSVAVRLIVEREREIMNFKSVSTYKVSAVFETEGKALIKAELSKKLATLDEAKAFLEKCKTADFSISNLETKPAKKSPSAPFTTSTLQQEAGRKFGYSVAHTMSIAQRLYEAGKITYMRTDSVNLSDAALDAAQNEIKRIYGDKYHQLRKYKTKSKGAQEAHEAIRPTYMNQPTVDGEVQEMRLYDLIWKRTLASQMADAELEKTTVTITVSTASEIFIAQGEVLKFDGFLKVYMETKENDGDEDEATEGILPPMKIGEKLISQNITATERFSHHPPRYTEASLVKKLEELGIGRPSTYAPTISTVQKRGYVVKEDRVGTSRNYNVLTLKGTELKQEVQSENTGAEKSKLFPSDIGMVVTDFLIANFKEILDYNFTAHVEEEFDEIAEGKLTWTKMLDQFYKPFHKTVEAAEGSERASGEKILGKDPKTGRTVLVRIGRFGPMVQLGEQHDEEKPRYASMRKDQRIDNITLEDALTLFKLPRIVGKFENDDITVAIGRFGPYIKNNGAFVSIPREDDPYTISLERCEEILRLPKMPKVLGTHNGQEISVNKGRFGPYIKYGNTFASLSKGEDPFSVTLPRAIELIDAKLLKDAEKNIKLFPENADVKVVNGRYGPCIQIGRKFFKIPKGKAPVDLTLQECLEVAGVTSSDEITKAKFGKFTKGKTPEAKKEKPAKKTPAKKTVSPVTPAKAKKAVKKTIAKKSKSRVKI from the coding sequence ATGGCAAAGAACCTGTTCATCGTTGAGTCGCCTGCTAAGGCAAAAACCATTGAAGGATTTTTAGGTAAAGAATACACTGTTAAGTCTTCCATAGGTCATATCCGCGATCTTATTCAAAAGAAAATGGGTATTGATATCGCGAATAATTTTGAACCTCAATACGAGATATCCCCAGAAAAGAAAGGCGTAGTTGCCGAATTAAAAAAATTAGCAAAAAGTGCCGATACCGTTTGGTTAGCAACGGATGAGGACCGTGAAGGGGAAGCCATAGCATGGCATTTATATGAAGCATTGGATCTTAATGATAAAAAAACAAAACGTGTAGTTTATTCCGAGATCACGAAGCCGGCCATTTTAAAAGCTATTGATAATCCGCGTAAAATTGATCAACACCTCGTTGATGCACAACAGGCCCGCAGGGTACTTGACAGACTTGTTGGCTATGAACTATCCCCTATTCTGTGGAAAAAAGTAAAACCATCACTTTCCGCCGGTCGTGTTCAAAGCGTCGCCGTTCGATTAATTGTTGAGCGCGAACGTGAGATCATGAATTTTAAAAGTGTTTCAACGTATAAAGTTTCAGCTGTATTTGAAACTGAGGGTAAAGCCCTTATAAAAGCCGAACTTTCAAAAAAACTGGCAACCCTTGATGAGGCCAAAGCATTTCTTGAAAAATGTAAAACCGCGGACTTTTCGATCTCAAACCTGGAGACCAAACCTGCGAAAAAATCCCCATCGGCACCATTCACAACATCAACATTACAGCAGGAAGCAGGCCGCAAATTCGGTTATTCGGTTGCCCATACCATGAGTATTGCACAGCGACTCTATGAAGCAGGTAAAATAACTTACATGCGTACCGATAGCGTGAATCTTTCAGATGCCGCACTCGATGCCGCACAAAATGAAATCAAACGTATTTACGGCGACAAGTATCACCAACTGCGGAAATATAAAACCAAGAGTAAAGGCGCGCAGGAAGCTCACGAAGCGATCCGCCCCACGTATATGAACCAGCCAACCGTTGATGGCGAAGTGCAGGAAATGCGCCTGTACGACCTCATCTGGAAACGCACACTTGCTTCGCAGATGGCGGATGCCGAACTGGAAAAAACAACGGTTACAATTACTGTTTCAACAGCAAGCGAGATTTTTATAGCCCAGGGGGAAGTGTTAAAATTCGATGGATTCCTGAAAGTTTACATGGAGACAAAAGAGAACGATGGCGATGAAGACGAAGCGACAGAAGGAATACTTCCGCCAATGAAGATCGGCGAAAAATTAATCTCACAGAACATAACCGCGACTGAACGCTTCTCACATCATCCTCCGCGCTACACGGAAGCCAGCCTCGTTAAAAAACTCGAAGAACTTGGCATTGGCCGTCCGTCAACTTACGCACCAACTATATCAACCGTGCAAAAACGCGGCTATGTTGTAAAAGAAGACCGCGTTGGAACATCACGCAACTATAATGTGTTGACGCTTAAAGGCACTGAACTTAAACAGGAAGTACAAAGTGAAAACACAGGTGCCGAAAAATCAAAACTCTTTCCGTCTGATATCGGAATGGTTGTAACCGATTTTTTGATTGCCAACTTCAAAGAAATTCTTGATTACAATTTCACGGCGCACGTTGAAGAAGAGTTTGATGAAATTGCCGAAGGCAAATTAACCTGGACAAAAATGCTAGACCAGTTTTACAAACCCTTTCATAAAACTGTTGAAGCCGCTGAAGGAAGTGAACGCGCAAGCGGTGAGAAGATCTTAGGCAAGGATCCGAAAACGGGAAGAACAGTATTGGTCCGTATTGGACGCTTTGGCCCTATGGTGCAACTTGGCGAACAGCATGATGAAGAAAAACCGCGCTATGCAAGCATGCGCAAAGATCAGCGCATTGATAATATTACGCTAGAAGATGCGTTGACACTGTTTAAGCTTCCGCGCATAGTTGGAAAATTTGAAAACGACGATATCACTGTTGCCATAGGCCGCTTCGGGCCGTATATAAAAAACAACGGCGCTTTTGTTTCCATTCCGCGTGAAGACGATCCGTATACAATTTCACTGGAACGTTGTGAAGAAATTTTAAGGTTACCCAAAATGCCTAAAGTATTGGGCACACACAACGGGCAGGAAATAAGTGTTAACAAGGGTCGTTTCGGCCCATATATAAAATACGGTAACACGTTTGCTTCATTGAGTAAAGGCGAAGATCCTTTCAGCGTTACATTACCGCGGGCTATTGAACTGATAGATGCCAAACTTCTAAAGGACGCAGAGAAGAACATTAAACTTTTCCCGGAGAATGCCGATGTGAAAGTTGTAAATGGCCGCTACGGACCATGCATACAGATCGGACGTAAGTTTTTTAAAATACCGAAAGGCAAAGCGCCTGTTGATCTTACACTACAGGAATGTTTAGAGGTAGCAGGCGTTACGTCAAGCGACGAAATCACAAAAGCGAAATTTGGAAAATTTACAAAAGGGAAAACTCCTGAAGCAAAAAAAGAAAAACCCGCGAAAAAAACACCGGCGAAAAAAACGGTTAGTCCTGTAACTCCGGCGAAAGCAAAAAAAGCAGTAAAAAAAACAATAGCAAAAAAGAGTAAATCCAGGGTCAAAATATAA